The following proteins come from a genomic window of Thiothrix winogradskyi:
- a CDS encoding response regulator yields MKHTTPLSWLVSLLLFLLSQVTAADTSTLILTDSQDTVSSAPFMAVLEDPSRQLSLQQVASAAFDAQFIAHTVQSAPSFGRSRSAYWVRFNLINQSSLKWYALSDAFLEDEYDFYLLSEGQDVTAQYAAPVTDYRRPAWSLALPHAMPLQIYVRATNGDSAFRLPVELVTADAMLERSKQNYRLYAAIYGAMLALAAYNLFLFFALREPSYLSLVAHILAMATVAHLSNPVFEGIKFLHDTGSHFFITPLYLANISACLFTQQLLQTKQHTPLHHWLLSGIILTCLPLIVVTGWIPRGTLIANSMALIATLAMFSTSIAALRTGNRIARYFFGIFFLVLFLVAPSGLVLTFNVTHWDVQAFYVTAMPLGHLIFLLLLSVIQMEKVRLLRETMQRTAAANQAKSSFLATINHELRTPLNAITSLGTLLRLTTLTPKQEEYVTQLEQTSQHMSRLMGNVLDIAKIESNSLELQQEPFQLSIVMRQVHDLTNNQAQKKGLSLAFIGHDAIPETLLGDRLRLTQILTNLLQNALRYTVEGSVTCTVQCHATAEPRQLRLSFSVRDTGIGIAAEKLSTIFDEFTQAKPTSNLSQDGIGLGLAISSRLVTCLGGKLAVESTVGQGSHFFFTLPFYIAHTEASAAHQPLCQLPQGIRILLVDDEFMNRLLGYELLSAQGGKVEVAADGQSALLYLQQHPFDVVLLDINLPDISGFDVLQWIRQHSPTPNIPVIALTAHTSAEVKQQCLAAGMNGFLHKPSDWQRLCQIILKVINREDAG; encoded by the coding sequence ATGAAACACACGACGCCATTGTCTTGGCTGGTGAGTTTACTGCTGTTTTTACTCAGCCAAGTGACAGCGGCTGACACCTCAACATTAATCCTCACGGATAGCCAAGACACAGTTTCCTCCGCACCTTTTATGGCAGTTTTGGAAGACCCGTCACGGCAATTAAGCCTGCAACAGGTTGCATCTGCGGCGTTTGACGCACAGTTTATTGCACACACCGTCCAGAGTGCCCCCAGCTTCGGCAGAAGCCGCTCGGCGTATTGGGTACGTTTTAATCTGATCAACCAATCCAGTTTAAAATGGTATGCCTTGTCCGACGCATTCCTAGAGGATGAATACGACTTCTATCTGCTGTCCGAGGGGCAAGACGTAACCGCACAGTACGCCGCCCCCGTGACCGACTACCGCCGCCCTGCTTGGTCACTGGCACTCCCCCACGCCATGCCTTTGCAAATCTACGTGCGGGCAACCAATGGCGATTCCGCGTTTCGCTTGCCGGTGGAATTGGTCACAGCGGATGCGATGCTGGAACGCAGCAAACAAAACTATCGCCTCTACGCTGCTATTTACGGGGCGATGTTGGCGTTGGCGGCTTATAATCTGTTCTTGTTTTTCGCGTTGCGTGAGCCTAGCTACTTGTCACTGGTGGCGCATATTCTCGCCATGGCGACAGTTGCACACCTTTCCAATCCGGTATTTGAGGGCATTAAATTTCTGCACGATACTGGCTCGCATTTTTTCATCACACCCCTGTACCTTGCCAACATATCCGCTTGCCTATTCACGCAACAATTGCTGCAAACCAAACAACACACACCACTCCATCACTGGCTGTTAAGCGGAATTATCTTGACGTGTTTGCCGCTGATCGTGGTCACTGGCTGGATTCCGCGCGGCACACTGATTGCCAATAGCATGGCACTTATTGCCACGCTGGCAATGTTCAGCACCAGTATCGCCGCCTTGCGCACCGGCAACCGTATTGCGCGTTACTTCTTTGGTATTTTTTTCCTCGTGCTGTTTTTGGTCGCACCCAGTGGGTTGGTACTGACTTTCAATGTGACACACTGGGATGTGCAAGCGTTTTACGTCACTGCCATGCCACTGGGACACCTGATTTTTTTGCTGTTGCTATCCGTTATCCAAATGGAAAAAGTCAGGTTATTGCGAGAAACCATGCAGCGCACCGCCGCAGCGAATCAAGCCAAAAGCAGCTTTCTGGCAACCATTAACCATGAATTACGCACGCCACTCAACGCCATCACCAGCTTAGGCACGCTGTTACGCCTCACCACGCTCACCCCCAAGCAAGAGGAATACGTCACGCAACTGGAACAAACCTCCCAACACATGTCACGCTTAATGGGCAATGTGTTAGACATCGCCAAAATTGAAAGCAATAGCTTAGAGCTACAGCAAGAACCCTTTCAACTGAGCATTGTCATGCGCCAAGTACATGATTTAACCAATAATCAGGCGCAGAAAAAAGGCTTGTCGTTGGCATTTATCGGGCATGATGCCATCCCGGAAACGTTACTGGGCGACCGCTTACGCTTAACGCAAATCCTGACCAATTTATTGCAAAATGCGCTGCGTTATACCGTCGAAGGCTCGGTCACGTGTACAGTACAATGCCATGCAACAGCAGAACCACGACAATTGCGCCTGTCTTTTTCGGTACGTGATACGGGGATTGGCATTGCTGCTGAAAAATTATCGACGATTTTTGATGAATTTACCCAAGCAAAGCCAACCTCCAACCTTTCACAGGACGGTATCGGCTTAGGGCTGGCAATTAGCAGCCGCCTCGTTACCTGTTTGGGCGGAAAATTAGCGGTTGAAAGTACCGTGGGTCAAGGCAGCCATTTTTTCTTCACATTGCCGTTTTACATCGCCCATACCGAAGCCTCAGCAGCGCATCAACCCCTGTGCCAACTACCGCAGGGCATCCGCATTTTATTGGTCGATGACGAATTTATGAACCGTTTGCTGGGTTATGAACTATTAAGCGCACAAGGTGGCAAGGTGGAAGTCGCCGCAGATGGGCAAAGCGCGTTGTTGTACTTGCAACAGCACCCGTTTGATGTGGTATTACTGGATATTAACCTGCCCGACATCAGCGGCTTTGACGTGTTGCAATGGATACGCCAACATTCCCCCACCCCCAACATTCCCGTCATCGCTTTGACTGCGCACACGAGTGCTGAAGTTAAGCAACAATGCCTTGCAGCGGGGATGAATGGCTTTTTACACAAACCGTCGGACTGGCAACGTTTGTGTCAAATCATCCTCAAGGTGATTAACCGTGAGGATGCTGGTTAG
- the ispB gene encoding octaprenyl diphosphate synthase: MDFNTIRQLADTDMQAVNALIQRRLHSDVVLINQLSHYIIGSGGKRLRPLLALLVARACGYQGERHVDIAAIVEFIHTATLLHDDVVDESDMRRGKETANNVWGNQAAVLVGDFLYSRSFEMMVDVGSMRVMEILSTTTNVIAEGEVLQLLNCHDPDTSEARYMEVIHSKTAKLFEAACQLGAVLTGLSAEHEEAMAKYGMHLGTAFQLVDDVLDYTADAEEMGKNVGDDLAEGKPTLPLIIAIQRSDAATAAILRSAIEQGGLDQIDAIMRAITDTKAIDYTLERAKGETESAIASLQCLPDSDYRQALESLAWFAINRSH, from the coding sequence ATGGATTTCAATACAATTCGCCAACTTGCCGATACCGACATGCAGGCAGTCAATGCTCTCATTCAGCGTCGCCTGCATTCTGATGTCGTGCTTATCAACCAACTCAGCCACTACATTATCGGAAGTGGGGGCAAGCGCTTGCGCCCGCTGCTGGCGTTGCTGGTCGCTCGCGCCTGTGGTTATCAGGGGGAACGGCATGTGGATATTGCCGCGATTGTGGAATTTATCCACACCGCCACGTTACTGCATGACGATGTGGTAGACGAATCCGACATGCGTCGTGGCAAGGAAACCGCCAACAATGTGTGGGGCAATCAAGCCGCTGTGTTGGTCGGCGATTTCCTGTATTCACGCTCGTTTGAAATGATGGTGGATGTGGGCAGTATGCGGGTGATGGAAATTTTATCCACCACCACCAACGTGATTGCGGAAGGCGAAGTGTTGCAATTGCTTAACTGCCACGATCCCGACACCTCCGAAGCACGTTACATGGAAGTGATTCATTCCAAAACCGCGAAATTGTTTGAAGCGGCGTGTCAGTTGGGCGCAGTCCTGACGGGCTTGAGTGCGGAACACGAAGAGGCGATGGCAAAATACGGAATGCACTTAGGCACAGCATTCCAATTGGTCGATGACGTGCTGGATTACACTGCGGATGCCGAGGAAATGGGCAAAAACGTCGGTGATGATTTAGCCGAAGGCAAGCCCACACTGCCGCTGATTATTGCGATACAACGCAGCGATGCGGCGACGGCTGCCATCCTCCGCAGTGCTATCGAGCAAGGCGGGCTGGATCAAATTGATGCCATTATGCGAGCCATTACCGACACTAAGGCGATTGATTACACGTTAGAACGTGCCAAGGGTGAAACGGAAAGTGCGATTGCCAGCCTGCAATGCCTGCCAGATAGCGACTATCGGCAAGCATTGGAATCACTAGCGTGGTTTGCGATTAATCGTAGCCATTGA
- the rplU gene encoding 50S ribosomal protein L21 yields MYAVIVTGGKQYRVAQGDSIFVEKLDVVEGADIDFDNVLMVGEGDTVQIGAPYVAGAKVTANVVAQTRGVKVRIMKFRRRKHHQKCTGHRQYLTQIEITGISAA; encoded by the coding sequence ATGTATGCGGTCATCGTAACGGGCGGTAAACAGTACCGCGTCGCTCAGGGCGACAGCATCTTCGTTGAAAAACTGGATGTAGTAGAAGGCGCAGACATTGATTTCGATAATGTCCTGATGGTCGGGGAAGGTGACACCGTGCAAATCGGCGCACCTTACGTTGCAGGCGCGAAAGTAACTGCAAACGTTGTGGCCCAGACTCGCGGCGTCAAAGTGCGGATCATGAAATTCCGCCGCCGTAAGCACCATCAGAAATGTACTGGTCATCGCCAGTACCTGACACAAATCGAAATCACTGGCATTTCAGCAGCGTAA
- the rpmA gene encoding 50S ribosomal protein L27, giving the protein MAHKKAGGSTRNGRDSESKRLGVKRFGGQFVLAGNILVRQRGTRFHAGDNVGIGKDHTLFAKADGVVVFKQKGTENRKFVSIQPVEGCSA; this is encoded by the coding sequence ATGGCACATAAGAAAGCAGGCGGTAGTACCCGCAACGGTCGCGATTCAGAATCGAAACGACTTGGCGTTAAGCGCTTTGGTGGTCAATTCGTTCTGGCTGGTAACATTCTGGTTCGCCAGCGTGGCACACGCTTCCACGCTGGTGACAACGTAGGTATCGGCAAAGACCATACCTTGTTCGCCAAGGCAGACGGCGTAGTGGTTTTCAAGCAAAAAGGCACTGAAAACCGCAAGTTTGTAAGCATTCAGCCCGTTGAAGGCTGTTCCGCTTAA